CAAACTGGTCTGTGCTATAGCCCCCGGCAACATAAACCTGTCCATCGATCACGCCACCAGCAAAGAAAGATCGTGCCGAAAGCATCCGGGTCATCACGGTCCAGCGGTTCTTGTAAATATCATACTTGAGGACCAAGTGCAGCGGGCAATCCATGTCAGAGACCAGCCCGCCGCAGACGAGAAGGGTGCCGTCGCTGGGGATAGCAACGCAGCCGAACCCCCCAGGGCAAGCCCGGTCCCGGCACGGCATGGTGGGAATGGTGTGCCAGGTTAAGTGGTTCAGATCCAGCACCTTCCACTGTATCTTACCAGTGCAACGGTGGAACGCCAGGGTGAAGAGCCACGGCGACCGGAAGCCCATCGCCTTCCTCTGCGTGAAGAAGCGCGCCTTGTCGGCCAGGAGGTGGTGCCACCGGCGACACACGAGCCTGCAGGCCTCATGGGCTTCCACAGGTAGCCTGAGGAGGCAATTCAGTGCGGCGTCGTCAGGGAGGCCAGGAATGAGGGGTGTCTCCCATGACGATGGCTCGAAATCCGAGGACGGTGTCGGAGATGGCAatgcagaggcggcggcggcgagccggaACTTGGGCGTCAGTTTCATCTGCGAATCGCCGAGCTTGTGGACTGGAGACTGGTGAGACGAGACTCGGACACGACGCATGCTCGTCCCAAATTGCTCAATTGAGGAGGACACCAACAACCATCCCCTCAAGAACACCACACCAATCCAGGTCTTCCCACAGAACACTCTCCAATTTTGGTGAGGATAATTATGGCATCAAGAAGAGCTCGACACCTACTCTCGAGAAGTTAAAATTCCCCAATTTCTTGACCGAATTGCGCCCAATTTTACATCCGAAGCAGCCACCAACCTAATACAGATATAGAGAAATCAATCACACGCAGAACATGAGTGGAGTTACAGGGAAGCAATAACTGCCTCCCCACAGAGGCACAAACTAAAATAGAACCGAAATTTCCCCTGAAGCATCGCGAGCCAACCAAACCCTAGTTCATTAAACCTGACGGCCTATCCAATTCGCAGTCAATCCGGGCTAAATAGACACCAAGAACAATCTTTTACCCGGTAATCTCATCAAGAAAACGGGGGCAACCACCACTAAGTTCAAATTATCGGAAGAACATGCGAATCATGACGATacttccaaaagaaaagaagagaaagtaACCTGAATTGCTTATAGAACCAAGGTGTGCCTCCTTGGGGTCTACACGGAGACTTGTGTCCTGCCTCTTTCTTTCCCCTGAAGCTCTGCCTCTGATTCAGGGAGGAAGGGAGGTCTGCGAGAGAGGAAAAGATGCCCCCaccaattttctttttccaagcCGATGCTGCTCCTCTTAACCAACCGCCGAACAAGAGAGTCAAAGCCAAACCAACCACATAGAGTGAGTGACCAAAGCAGCTAAGCTGAGCTGAGCTTGAGCTGAACTGAAGCATTTCCTTCTCTTGTGCAATTTGTTGGCTGGGCCCCCACCACTTGTTGGACCTACCCACCTTCTGATTTATGGTTAGAGAAAAATGCATAGAAGATATCACACCATCATCCTTGACATTGCcatttatgaaaaaaataacaaaaatgtGAAACTACTGCATTCGTAGCTTCAGTGCCAGATTGCATCCTTATATTAATGCAGTCAACATATTGGcacctcttcttttccttttgagaCACAAAACTCTACACCGATAATGGATTATCCATTGTACATTTCCTATTTTTGCTCCAGTTGGCAGGGTCTGCCAACAAGTAGCAATCATGAATGAATCCATGAGAGGGAGAAGATACCAAATTAAGAAGCATTCTGTTTCGTCCTCGGAATACATATTACTACAATATTTATGCATAGTAGACAGATAGATATTGCAACAGGGAAAATGAGTGTTAGGTGAAGAATGGGGGTTGGTGAGCCAAACAAagaaatcaatcaatcaatcatttAGTCCTTGATCGACCAACCCCACCAATGCATATGCAATGCATGACCCATTTCACCAGAGACGGCGCAAAATCGGCACACATTGGTTAGCTTTATTTTAAATCAaacatcttcttttttttccttctagaATATGTTGAGaatgatgtactccctccgaccggtattatttgtctcaaatttgtccaaatacaaatgtatctatgtgtaaaaagcgtttagatatatgtaatatttcgacaagtaattccggccggagggagtatcattatTTGTAAATCAAActtgttaaaatttgattaaatttataAAAATGTATACGGAGTAACATCTAGAATGTTGAATAAGTATACCATATATACATCATGTCACGAGATTTGTGAGAATTATGCTCTCTGTGATACATTTTTAATAGGTGTGAATCAGTCGATGGACTGATGGAGCCATTTGGAGCGCTTTGTCCTTCTtttggaagggaaaaaaagaagtttgaAAGATGTGGACTGCGGGTCAATTTGGTTGGAGACTTGCCTGACAAAATATGCTGCCTGCCTAGCTTCAAGCAAACAATTCAGAGGCAGTACTCAGGGAGGCTCGTGGCCAGGCACGTTTGCATCAGGGAGCAACCAAACACGCTCTGCATGTCTGCATCGAAGGCTCTCAGTGCGCTGCAACTGACGGTGCTTCATGGGCCTTTTGGACTCGGAACTGAGCCCGCGGCACTTATGGGCCGTCCTACTGAAAAAAAAGGCCAAACTTGGGTATCCACGCGGGCGGATGCACAGCACAAAAGCCTCGACCAAGAAAAATCGGATCCCTAGCGATGGGACGCAAATCGAGCGAGCGCGGTGCCTGCATGTATGTGCGTGTGGAGCTTTCGCATGATGAAACTATATATGGGTgacaatattttatttttcaacaGACCATTTATCAATCAATCTCGCCTTGACAAATCTTCAACCTGTCTAGAAGCAATTAATTATCCACGATAGTGTTATGCAGATTTTAGGGTACCTGACAATCCATGTAGATTAAATGGAGAATTAGGACATGGCATTTTGGACTTTTCGcattactacctccgttcaACAATACGAGGCATATTAGGATTCGGTTGACCAAgtttttgaccacaaattacttcatgaatgtgtggctaatgtgatcaaaatcataaccataagcaaatatccttgagtaggaacataatggatatgaatttatgtcatataattatatattaatagagtaatttgtgatcaaatcattggtcaaaggaaaCCTAATACGTCTcatattgttggacggagagagtactaattttttttaaaaaaacatatttctcagtctcatattaaatgactcaaatttgcctaaatatgaatgtacaTATACCCAAAATgcttctagatacatgtaatatttcgtcactgaGTGACAGATTCTTCTGATCGGCTATTTCCCGGAGGAAAAAGATCCATTTTTTGAGTCCATCAGCCGCCACGCTCCTCACACgctcgccgccctcctcgcaACTTTGCGGCAGCCGGCAGCCATCATGCATGGGTGCAGTTAATTACCCATACAACTCCGACAAAATCTCAATAAATAAATTGTTAGCACACTCGAATTTTACGTAGTATTAAAATTATGCAATTTGGACATATACGTCATACTAAAAGAAATTAGAATACACTTTTTTCAATGCCACAATACCCTTCGTCtttttatacttcctccgtctcatattaagtggctcaaaatttgcctaaatatggatgtatctatgcctaaaaaaacgtctagatacacatgtaataaaaagtcacttaacatgggacggaggaagtacattaCAATGTATTAAATATTTTTGCATGTCATCTTATATCTATATCTATTTGTACCAGGACATTTTAAAGATATGTTTTAATTGTACTACAAGACACTGCTGCATGCTTGTCGTCACTCGTCACGTAGCTCTGCTGGTAAACACCAAGTATACAGTGGTTGAGTGCTAGGGAGTACAAGACAACGAGCAAAGATGGATCAGACGACAAGAAGCATGGATTTATGCACAGAGCACAGTTCACAGAACGACAAGAAACATGGATCAACAAAAAGAGGATCTATCACACCAAGCAAAAATAATGCATCGCCAAAATAGATGCGGTGGGGATTGGGGAGGATAGGGTTCTGTCGCCCAATATGTAGCTGACAGATTGAAAGATGCGCTGCCACAGGTCACACCCgagcaccatgcatgcatgtccctACCGATTGGTAGAAGAGTATTTAAAGGATCTGTAGAATATTATTCTCTTCAAATCAGCGGACCTAGAGAAGTTAATCAGGTGTGGCAGAAGCAACGGATACTAATCAAATTTGATTAATTGATACAcaaatacacatatataaatttAGGTGTGGCAACAGGCATTAGCTTGCCATATTGATGGAATCCGCCACTGCTTCAAATCCAGAAACACTAAAAACCCGAACGAGTTGTTTGATGGGTCTGGATTACAGGGGATAATTCCAAAGATATCTCCTGCAAAGCACCTAACATCATTTTTTGTAAGTTAAAAAACTCCATTGTACTAGTATTTTGGGGGTGAAAGTGAATTTGAGAGTATCCAGTGAACACCAATCCATCAAATACCCAATCCACTTGGGGCTAAAAATAGACTCCTACCAAACAAAGCTTTAGAAGATTTCCATGCACGCACTCTGACACACGTACCGTATTTCTGCGCTAGCTGTGGCTGGGCAACACGTCTCGCTTCGGGGATCGCAGCGGCACATCGTCGGAGCCGCCACCGGATTTCTCCATTGCAGCCGTTGCACTCCTCGCCAATCGTCCCCGTGCCCGTCGGCGCTGTAGGAGCCACAGGTGCCGGAGAAGATGCAAGTgcacgttttcttttttcgagtTGCAGATGGTGATTATAAatgtatgcatttttttttgcaacgaTTCTGGGTGTGGAGCGAGGGGATTTGTTTCTATGCTTTTTATGTTACAATGAGATTTGGGACCAATGTTGCGACGAGCGTTtgatgggggggggggggattttTTATGTTGACGAGTTTTTGAGAGACACATGTTGCGATGATTTTTCGATGTCGCAAACATATAAAATATGCTGCTCCCGGGATTTTGGTGCTACGACGAAGCGGATCAAACGAGATCTTGCTTGCTTTTAAAGAAGATCCAAGAGATAGGGAGGTGGTGGATGGGGGTTCCAATCAACCGATGGACACTTCACTACGGGAAAATCCCAGtttgccggcggcctgggCTTTTTTTCGGAGGCTTTTTTTcgggcctccggcaaagaaggcTTTGCCGACGGCAAAAACGAAGAGGCCGCCGACAAAGAATAGAAAAGGCCTCCGGCAAAAAAAACCCTCCGGCAAAGAATAaaaaggccgccggcaaagaaagGTGGCCCACGTGGACTTGACCGGTGCCTAACGGTGAGAAAACGGACGagcttctttgccggaggccggcctccggcaaagatgtgttcaatattttttttcttttgtatccTTTTCCTCTCTAGTTTCAAATTTGATGTAAACCACCACTTTTTGAGTTGAAATTTCTACTGTACTTTCATTTAGCATTGATGACGAGCAATATGGATTAAAATCATAAATGTTtatgtaaaaatatttatttatcattttttagagccgtttaatagggaaaaatgaaacaatattaaaaatttgtcaaaaattcaCAATTTTAGGCATGGTACCAACTAATAGGTATACAACACTAGGATAAAAATTACAAGTCAATaaaaaaatgctaaatggTACGTATTTCACAAAATGTACGATCTCAAGAGTGAACCTCCAAATTTGAGTCCCAAACCAATCTTTGCATTAGTTTGACCCAGTTTTTAGTTGAAATTTTTACTGTGGTTTCATTTCTCATTAATGATTACtaatatgaattaaaatcaccacattttgtgtaaaaataattacttATCATTTTTTATAGCCGTTTAATAGgggaaaatgaaataatactaaaacattgtcaaaaaagaacaaattttGGCAATGTGTTGTTTTATGGGTATATAAACTTGGGATAAAAAAATACAGGTCCATACGCAAAATCAAAATGGTACATGATTCACGAATTGCAAAATCTTCGTATAAGTTCCCGAAATGAGCACTCAAACGTCCAATTTGAGACCCGAACCGAGTTTTGCAATATTTTTTCACTTTTTGAGTTTATTCTTTTACTATGGTTACATTTACTATTAATGATGTCTAATGAGAATTAAAACCACCAacttttatgtaaaaataattacttATCATTTTCTAGAACCGTTTAATAGGAAAATATGAATAATATTAAAATCTTATCAAAAATTAacaatttttggcatggtgCTACATTATGGCTATGTAAGCTTGTCATAAAAATTTCAGATCAATACACGAAATTATAATGGGACAAACGTTATCAAATGTgtacagcaaaaaaaaaagaaaaaaaatctttgccggaggcttgcctccggcaaagacTAAAATATCTTTGCCGTAGgcttggccgccggcaaataAAATTTGCACGTCACCGATCTGGGTGACTGCGGTCCGCTCATCTCTTCTAATCCCTGCCGTTCATCTCTTATCCcttcgcctcctccctcctccgtcctccctgctctctcctctctgcCGCACAGAGCACGCtgctctctccttctcctccctgccCTCTGTCCCTCCGTCCAGGcgctggagctcctcctctccctccggCAAGCGTGCGGCGGTGTGGGGCGAGCGGCAGCAGTGGCTTGGGGCAGCGTGGGGCGAGcggtggcggcagcagcagcagggcgtTGCTCCCTCTTCcacccccctctctctccctctccacgtgggccgtcgccggaggagccACGGCCTCCACGCAGCTTCTGgcttgcagttgcagcagCGCGCGCGGAGGCAGGCGGGGCGAGCCGAAGTGGCAGCGACAGATGCACGGGcgagcgcgcggggcggcagcagcacggcGGCACGGCCGGggcaaccggcggcggcgcgagcggcgAGATGCAGCGGCCGGCAAGGTGCAGCGGCAGGCGGGACGCAGCGGGGTGCAGTGGCCGTTGGTGGTGCAGCAGCGGTGGCGCGAGGCGGGGTGAAGCGGCCGGCGAGGTGCAGTAGCTGTGGCGGGGTGAATCGGCCGGCGAAGTGAAGTGCAGCGGCGGGGCGtgggatttttgtttttttatttctctgattttctttgccggcggcctctTTTttggcctccggcaaagcgGTCTTCACGTGGCCATCCGTTTTCCTTAACACGTGCCGTCAGTGccttttctttgccggcggtTTCTTTTTTGGCCTCCGACAACTTTGCCGAAGGGCATGAGATAAGGCCGCCGGTAAAGAAGGCTTTGCCGGTAGGGCTTCGTGCCGacggcctttgccggcggccccgagaaaaagcctccggcaaaggctttgccggaCGTTCCGGGCCTCCGGCAACGCCCGTTTTTCCCGTGGTGCTTAGCGTCCCCCTTTTATTTATAGCACATCTCCAATTTATTAGCAAAACCCAAGGAGCAGCGACCTGATCATGCTGTGCTGCAAACTAATCCTACCGGCTACCGGTACATCCCTTTCACCGTTTTGGGCTTTTGCAGATCTATCATGCATGCAGGGCCATACAATGATTAACTATTACACTTTCGGGAGGGAGTTGAAGTTAATCAGACGAGAGCCCAAGAATCTAACTTAATCGTGTACTACCAAACAAAGAACATACTGCTCCTCTACGATAGCCAGCAAGCCAGTGATAGATCGAGAGAGCATTCTCGAATTGCTTTGTCGTTTTGGTTGCCGCGGCCTGCGAAAGTACCACAGGCTGATATATACTTGTCGATGGCATCATCATGGCTGCAGGGTCGACCTTTTGTCCTCTACTTAATGTCCACATTGAAACAAAAACGTGGGCACGTGGCAGGACCCATATATCAACAGGACAACCAATAATCGATATCGAATACCCTTCTGCATATACATGTGTGTACATCTGAGTGGCACATAGTCTTTACATACTATTATTATCATCAGAACGCACACATGTGGTTCGTACTTACCTCTTGGTTGAGCACAAAGGCCAACAAACATACACTCGACGATCGTCAAGTCGATTGAGGctaattaatattttttttttcaaaaaagagggaaccccggcctctgcatcaattgatgcacacagccaagaAGGCTAATTAATATATACGTCCGGTCATTGCCAATGCCCAATAGCTTGTCGTTTGGCCAAATAGATCTCCAAGAGTGTTGGAGGATATGACTATATTAATGTTATTTCGAAACAAGATCAAGTAGCTCCTTAATTTATATACAGTTAGAGAAGTAGAAATATGACCTATACAACTAATTATCCCATATGATCTTTGATGAAGTACTACGTGTCAAACTCCTTTGCTTgcccaaaacaaaaatctcacttttatgaaaattaatcttGTGCCCTCATAACTACTCAAACACAAAGAACaatattttaatatatttaGCCTGGTGTAGATCATGCTACAGAAGTATAACCGTATCGTTCGCATATTGAAGAATCGACTCACCCTCTTGAACAAGATGGGGAATGACTCCAATCAAAGGGCCGAACTCCTTTGCCCGCTCAACAAGAGC
This is a stretch of genomic DNA from Brachypodium distachyon strain Bd21 chromosome 1, Brachypodium_distachyon_v3.0, whole genome shotgun sequence. It encodes these proteins:
- the LOC100836187 gene encoding F-box/kelch-repeat protein At1g30090; its protein translation is MRRVRVSSHQSPVHKLGDSQMKLTPKFRLAAAASALPSPTPSSDFEPSSWETPLIPGLPDDAALNCLLRLPVEAHEACRLVCRRWHHLLADKARFFTQRKAMGFRSPWLFTLAFHRCTGKIQWKVLDLNHLTWHTIPTMPCRDRACPGGFGCVAIPSDGTLLVCGGLVSDMDCPLHLVLKYDIYKNRWTVMTRMLSARSFFAGGVIDGQVYVAGGYSTDQFELNSAEVLDPVKGVWQPVASMGMNMASSDSAVISGRLYVTEGCAWPFFSLPRGQVYDPKIDRWEAMSVVMREGWTGLSVVIDERLFVISEYERMKVKVYDQETDSWDSVNGPPMPERIMKPLSVSCLDSKIVVVGRGLQVAIGHVKRQPGSGSGANNTSSSYLICWQDVDVPRTFSDLTPSSSQILHA